The Rhinoderma darwinii isolate aRhiDar2 chromosome 8, aRhiDar2.hap1, whole genome shotgun sequence genome has a window encoding:
- the LOC142660063 gene encoding olfactory receptor 1L4-like codes for MDLKNQTFISFTLLGLSEKSYLRLPLFSLFMGAYILCVMGNVLILMLISTQSQLHTPMYFLLGNLSFVDVCLTSITVPRALSSLLSQDLSISFHGCFIQLFLFHMVGNMDSFLLAVMALDRYAAVCQPLHYSTIMSKRVCISLVTSSWIIVSLHSTLFTAMTSTLSYCGWVIHHYFCDVPAMLLLSCTDTSARQMVVFIEGSLIVMGPMLFILGSYVLIIRAVLKLRTSKGRQRTFSTCSSHLTVVILFYSSVIFMYFRPSSLYSAAYDRVISVVYSIITPMLNPFIYTLRNKEVKNVVKKVIQYGRKDGQKWMQETEDED; via the coding sequence ATGGATCTGAAGAATCAAACCTTCATTAGTTTCACTCTACTGGGCCTCTCGGAGAAGTCGTATCTCCGACTGCCCCTTTTCTCTCTTTTCATGGGCGCCTACATTCTCTGTGTTATGGGCAATGTGCTCATCCTTATGCTCATCTCAACGCAGTCACAACTCCACACCCCAATGTACTTCTTGTTGGGGAACCTTTCCTTTGTAGATGTATGCCTGACATCTATCACTGTCCCCCGAGCTCTTTCTAGCCTCCTCTCCCAGGACTTGTCCATCTCATTTCATGGTTGTTTCATTCAGCTCTTCCTATTCCACATGGTGGGTAACATGGACAGCTTTTTGCTGGCCGTCATGGCCTTGGACAGGTATGCTGCCGTTTGTCAGCCATTGCATTACTCAACCATCATGAGCAAGAGGGTATGCATCTCTCTGGTGACTTCCTCATGGATTATAGTCAGCCTTCACTCAACTCTTTTTACCGCCATGACCTCTACTCTTTCCTACTGTGGTTGGGTCATCCACCACTACTTCTGTGATGTCCCAGCCATGCTGTTACTCTCCTGCACAGACACATCTGCTCGGCAAATGGTCGTATTCATTGAAGGCTCACTAATAGTCATGGGACCCATGTTGTTCATCCTGGGCTCCTACGTTCTCATCATTAGAGCTGTGTTGAAATTACGTACTTCCAAAGGCAGGCAACGGACCTTCTCCACATGTTCCTCCCACTTAACTGTCGTCATCTTGTTCTACAGCTCAGTTATTTTCATGTACTTTCGCCCAAGTTCCCTCTATTCCGCAGCCTACGATCGGGTCATAAGTGTGGTTTACAGCATCATAACACCAATGCTTAACCCATTTATATATACCTTGAGGAACAAGGAGGTGAAAAATGTTGTGAAGAAGGTAATACAATATGGCAGGAAAGATGGTCAAAAATGGATGCAAGAAACAGAAGATGAGGACTAG